In Candidatus Eisenbacteria bacterium, the following are encoded in one genomic region:
- a CDS encoding ATP-binding protein, with protein sequence MPRTLSLTFAFVALALVATATLSWLTYRSIRKAMESEFAGRLVALAATGASQVSPADVEDARRLGEDGTGYIAIQLLIEQLRTASRAADAALLDSARVTVYDTRGPERALSLTPLDSLARDALREAYRGHPAVSEVYGRGREALRAGLAPVTEEGRVVAVVALEARPEYLDELSRLGRSLWLTTLVIGLALAILGAVIVRMAWSSLLLERRLSRAENLVAMGRLTATLAHEIKNPLAIIRGSAQRLAKLSPEAQRMADSVVEETDRLSHTVSRYLQFARPAPDEDARGDAALALEATLALLEGEMRARQITLERNRGATTARVALDSESLKQVYLNLILNALEAMAEGGTLVVSDVDSGAYEVSIRDNGPGIPREVLDKLGQPFFTTRAQGTGLGLFMARRLVESAGGTLTITSEMGRGTSCLIRLPKRS encoded by the coding sequence TTGCCGCGCACCCTCTCGCTCACCTTCGCCTTCGTCGCGCTCGCTCTGGTCGCCACCGCGACCCTGTCGTGGCTCACCTATCGCAGCATCCGCAAGGCGATGGAGAGCGAATTCGCGGGACGGCTCGTGGCTCTCGCCGCCACCGGCGCTTCGCAGGTCAGCCCCGCCGACGTCGAAGACGCGCGCCGGCTCGGCGAGGACGGCACCGGCTACATCGCGATCCAGCTCCTGATCGAGCAGCTTCGCACCGCGTCGCGCGCCGCGGACGCGGCGCTGCTCGACTCGGCGCGCGTCACCGTCTACGACACCCGCGGCCCTGAGCGCGCCTTGAGCCTGACTCCGCTCGACTCGCTGGCGCGCGACGCGCTTCGCGAGGCCTATCGGGGGCATCCCGCGGTCTCCGAGGTGTACGGACGCGGCCGCGAGGCGCTGAGGGCAGGCCTGGCGCCGGTGACGGAGGAGGGCCGAGTGGTGGCGGTGGTCGCGCTCGAGGCCCGGCCGGAGTACCTCGACGAGCTGTCCCGTCTCGGCCGCTCGCTGTGGCTCACCACGCTCGTCATCGGGCTGGCGCTCGCGATCCTCGGCGCCGTCATCGTGCGCATGGCGTGGTCGAGCCTGCTGCTCGAGCGCCGCTTGTCGCGGGCGGAGAATCTGGTGGCGATGGGGCGGCTGACCGCGACCCTGGCCCACGAGATCAAGAACCCGCTCGCCATCATCCGCGGGTCCGCGCAGCGGCTCGCCAAGCTGTCGCCCGAAGCGCAGCGCATGGCCGACAGCGTGGTGGAGGAGACGGACCGCCTGTCGCACACCGTGTCGCGCTACCTCCAATTCGCCAGGCCGGCCCCTGACGAGGACGCTCGCGGGGACGCCGCCCTCGCCCTCGAGGCCACCCTCGCCCTGCTCGAGGGAGAGATGCGCGCGCGGCAGATCACGCTGGAGCGGAATCGCGGAGCCACGACTGCCCGGGTCGCGCTCGACAGTGAGAGCTTGAAACAGGTCTATTTGAACCTCATCTTGAACGCGCTCGAGGCCATGGCCGAGGGCGGGACGCTGGTGGTGAGCGATGTCGACAGCGGCGCGTACGAGGTATCGATCCGTGACAACGGTCCAGGCATCCCACGTGAGGTGCTGGACAAGCTTGGACAGCCGTTCTTCACCACGCGGGCTCAGGGCACGGGCCTCGGGCTGTTCATGGCACGGCGTCTCGTCGAGTCCGCGGGTGGAACGCTCACGATCACGAGCGAAATGGGTCGCGGGACGAGCTGCCTGATCCGTCTGCCCAAACGATCCTGA
- a CDS encoding MOSC domain-containing protein: MTGSAVVTALQKSPARGERNPLDRATLSEGAGLDGDRHAKPGSRRALLVMEQEVLDRFGLMPGAVREQITVRGVDLHRLDKGTRLRIGETTLEIAAHCAPCEQMDAIRPGLRKELEGQRGRFVRVLRGGAIAVGDPIEVQPPL; this comes from the coding sequence ATGACCGGCTCGGCAGTGGTCACCGCACTTCAGAAGAGCCCCGCTCGCGGCGAGCGGAACCCTCTGGATCGCGCCACGCTCAGCGAAGGGGCCGGGCTCGATGGCGACCGGCACGCCAAGCCGGGCAGTCGCCGGGCGCTGCTGGTGATGGAGCAGGAGGTCCTGGATCGATTCGGCCTCATGCCCGGAGCGGTGCGCGAACAGATCACCGTGCGTGGCGTCGACCTGCATCGGCTGGACAAGGGGACGCGGCTCCGGATCGGCGAAACCACGCTCGAGATCGCCGCGCATTGCGCTCCGTGCGAGCAGATGGACGCCATCCGCCCCGGTCTCCGCAAGGAGCTCGAGGGGCAGCGAGGCCGCTTCGTCCGGGTGCTCCGCGGCGGCGCCATCGCGGTCGGCGATCCGATCGAGGTCCAGCCACCACTCTGA
- the lpdA gene encoding dihydrolipoyl dehydrogenase: protein MSETLRFQVVIVGTGPGGYVAAIRAAQLGLKTAVVEKDQLGGTCLNWGCIPTKAWIVTAHLYELIKRAKEYGIEVGEPKIAWNLLLERKNKVVGQLTGGVKTLLQGRKVEILYGAAKLTAPGRLAVTGANGETREIVAENIVLATGAQATLPPGFKLDGHRVITSQEALDLPHQPRRVAVLGGGVVGTEFACFFAAIGTEVTLVEMLPRLVPAEDDEIAQTLEREMKKHKIAIHTNTKVEGISDGEGDSVRLTLAGGKTLEVDTVLVATGRKPAADGLGLESLGIARGDRGKIVVNDHLQTSARNVYAIGDVTDIRQLAHFASAQGKAAVEIIAGHPAQTNWRAVPAATFTSPEIASVGLTEREAKAEGRRVKLGRFPFRAHGRNIADGELTGFVKLVVDGETDQVLGAHIIGARASELIHECSLAIAADLNARDLAQAIHAHPTLTETLGEAAEDVEGLAIHLIRQEARAAAR from the coding sequence ATGAGCGAAACCCTGCGCTTCCAAGTCGTGATCGTCGGCACCGGCCCGGGCGGCTACGTGGCGGCCATTCGCGCCGCGCAGCTCGGCCTCAAGACCGCCGTCGTGGAGAAGGACCAGCTTGGCGGCACCTGCCTCAACTGGGGCTGCATTCCGACCAAGGCGTGGATCGTCACCGCTCATCTCTACGAGCTGATCAAGCGGGCCAAGGAATACGGCATCGAGGTCGGCGAGCCGAAGATCGCCTGGAATCTGCTGCTCGAGCGCAAGAACAAGGTGGTCGGCCAGCTGACCGGGGGGGTCAAGACATTGCTGCAGGGACGCAAGGTCGAGATCCTCTATGGCGCGGCGAAGCTGACGGCGCCCGGCCGCCTTGCGGTCACGGGCGCCAATGGCGAGACCCGTGAGATCGTCGCCGAGAACATCGTGCTGGCGACCGGAGCCCAGGCCACGCTTCCTCCCGGCTTCAAGCTCGACGGCCATCGAGTGATCACCAGCCAGGAGGCGCTCGACCTGCCGCATCAGCCGCGCCGGGTCGCGGTGCTCGGTGGCGGCGTGGTGGGCACCGAATTCGCCTGTTTCTTCGCGGCGATCGGCACCGAGGTGACGCTGGTCGAGATGCTCCCTCGCCTGGTTCCGGCGGAGGACGACGAGATCGCCCAGACGCTCGAGCGCGAGATGAAGAAGCACAAGATCGCCATCCACACCAACACCAAGGTGGAAGGCATTTCCGACGGCGAGGGCGACTCGGTCCGGCTCACGCTGGCCGGCGGAAAGACGCTCGAAGTCGACACCGTGCTCGTGGCGACCGGGCGCAAGCCCGCGGCCGACGGTCTCGGCCTCGAGTCCCTGGGCATCGCCCGCGGAGACCGTGGCAAGATCGTGGTCAACGACCATCTCCAGACTTCGGCGCGCAACGTCTACGCCATCGGCGACGTCACAGACATCCGCCAGCTCGCTCACTTCGCCTCGGCGCAGGGCAAAGCCGCGGTGGAGATCATCGCCGGCCATCCCGCGCAGACCAACTGGCGCGCGGTGCCGGCCGCGACCTTCACCAGCCCCGAGATCGCGAGCGTCGGCCTCACGGAGCGCGAGGCCAAGGCCGAAGGGCGGCGCGTGAAGCTGGGGCGCTTCCCGTTCCGCGCCCACGGTCGCAACATCGCCGACGGCGAGCTCACCGGATTCGTCAAGCTGGTCGTCGACGGCGAGACCGACCAGGTGCTGGGCGCGCACATCATCGGCGCGCGCGCCAGCGAGCTCATTCACGAGTGCTCGCTCGCCATCGCCGCGGACCTGAACGCGCGCGATCTGGCGCAGGCCATTCACGCGCATCCCACGCTGACCGAGACGCTGGGCGAGGCCGCCGAGGACGTTGAAGGACTGGCGATCCACCTGATCCGTCAGGAAGCGCGGGCCGCGGCGCGATGA